The following DNA comes from Tunturibacter psychrotolerans.
CTGCTATGGAAAGGCGGGAGCGCCGGCGATGGCGTCGCTGGCGTGTTTGCGGGCTGGGGCTGGACTGGTGACGGCGGCGGTGCCGAAGAGCATATTGGATTCGGTAGCGAGGATTGCGCCTGAGTTGATGATGGCGCCGTTGGCGGAGGGAGCCAAAGGCGAGGTCTCTTTTAAGAATCTGGATGGGGCGAAGTTGGATGCGCTGGTGGCAAAGATTAGCGTGGTGGCGGTGGGGCCGGGGCTGTCGACTGAGGGGGATGCGCCGGCGTTTGCGCGGCAGATTGTGGAGAAGACGGGGGTGCCGGTGGTGATCGATGCGGATGCTTTGAATGCATTCGCCGGAAAGACGGAGTTGTTGAATGGCGAAGGACGCGTGATGGTGCTTACGCCGCATCCGGGGGAGATGGCACGACTGGCGGGGATGACGGTGCGAGAGGTGGAGGCGGACCGGGTGGGGTTGGCGCGGAGGTTTGCGACCACGCATAAGCTGACGCTGGTGCTGAAGGGATGGCGGACTCTGATTGCGCATCCGGATGGTTCGATTGCGGTGAATACGAGCGGGAACCCGGCGATGGCGAAGGGTGGGAGTGGGGATATTTTAACTGGGATTGTCGCGGCGATGCTGGCACAGTTTCCAAAGGACGTAGCGCGGGCTGTGGAGACGGCGGTGTATCTACACGGGCTGGCTGCGGACTTTGCGGCACGAGCGATGGATGAGCATACTGTGCTTGCAACCGATACGGTTACACATCTGTCAGACGCTTTTCGGTACAGGGTGGCGGATGCCGATGGGTTGGTGTGGATCTGTGGGCTGCAACGATAGAGTTTGATATTGCGATTTCGCAAAATTTCCTAGACCGTTCGGGAACCGGGTCGGCGACAGATGCGTTAACGCAAACATTGGGGTGCTCGTGATGGAGGCTCGTCGGCAGCAACTTGCTTTGCGCGGAGCGGCGGTCGCGACGTTGCTGGTAATTCTTTTTCTGCAACTACTCGCAGTGAATGTCAGAACCTCGATGAGTTGGGATGAGGGCCATCACCTGTTCGATGGATACACGATTCTGAAACATCGGGATTTTGGATTGAATCCTGAGGTTCCTCCACTTGCGAAGGCTGCAGCTGCGCTTCCGTTGCTTTCGCTGCGCCTGAATGAGCCAGAACAGCAGGGACGCAGTTCGCAGTTAGAGGCGTTTCTCGATGGCAAAGACTTTCTGTTTAAGAATGATGCGAATGGACTTTTACTTCGTGGGCGTCTTGTGATCTCTCTGTTCACGCTGGGGCTGGCGTTGCTGGTTTTTCTGGCTGGTCAAGAGATCTTTAGCGCGACAGCCGGATTGCTCGCGTTGGCGTTTCTGGTTTTTGATCCAACGCTTCTTGCTCATGGAGCCCTGGTGACGACGGACGCGGCGATCACATTTTTCGTCTTTGCGGCGGTTTATGCGTGGTATCGCTATATGGTGCGCCCGACGGGTTGGAAGCTGCTTCTTGCCGGCGTTGTCGTGGGTCTTGCGTGGGCGGTGAAGTTCACCGGGTTGTTTCTTGTTCCGACATTGGGATTGATGATCCTGGTTGAGTGGTTTGAGAGGCGCAGCGTTCAGCTGGCTGGGAAGAGATGTGTTGCGCTGGGTATTGCGTTGTGTGTTGCGTTTGTAGTGCTGTGGAGCTGTTATGGTTTTCGCTACGCAGCGCGTCCTAGTGGGATGGTGCAGAATCCAACACTCGAAAGCTACCTGCAAGATTATGGTCGTGTTGCAAACCCTAAGCCTTTGGAGACGATGGCTCGAGCGCATCTCCTTCCAGAGGCGTATCTGTGGGGCGTCGCGAATACGAAACTAACGGAAGAGCGGGATATTAGCTATTTGTTTGGGACGTTGCGCCGTCATGGGACGTGGCTCTATTTTCCG
Coding sequences within:
- a CDS encoding NAD(P)H-hydrate dehydratase, which codes for MKILTATEMQAVDRWTAEEFGVSLETLMEAAGGAVAKFCLRQYPALSPVAVVCGKGNNGGDGFVAARVLAQAGYLVRVVLLGRMEEVKGEAAGALKRLRDEVSSVTVDEVVDESGLGACGQRLAEAELLLDALVGTGFKPPLRGLAVSLREMVEKLETPVVAVDLPSGWDANSMEQTADGSFRADAVVTFTAPKMAHVFGHLTRNEKTGGVLGPVVIAGIGSPEDAVVSASGFTWSGASKVLAERPRDVNSNKGKFGHVLVVGGCYGKAGAPAMASLACLRAGAGLVTAAVPKSILDSVARIAPELMMAPLAEGAKGEVSFKNLDGAKLDALVAKISVVAVGPGLSTEGDAPAFARQIVEKTGVPVVIDADALNAFAGKTELLNGEGRVMVLTPHPGEMARLAGMTVREVEADRVGLARRFATTHKLTLVLKGWRTLIAHPDGSIAVNTSGNPAMAKGGSGDILTGIVAAMLAQFPKDVARAVETAVYLHGLAADFAARAMDEHTVLATDTVTHLSDAFRYRVADADGLVWICGLQR
- a CDS encoding ArnT family glycosyltransferase, whose product is MEARRQQLALRGAAVATLLVILFLQLLAVNVRTSMSWDEGHHLFDGYTILKHRDFGLNPEVPPLAKAAAALPLLSLRLNEPEQQGRSSQLEAFLDGKDFLFKNDANGLLLRGRLVISLFTLGLALLVFLAGQEIFSATAGLLALAFLVFDPTLLAHGALVTTDAAITFFVFAAVYAWYRYMVRPTGWKLLLAGVVVGLAWAVKFTGLFLVPTLGLMILVEWFERRSVQLAGKRCVALGIALCVAFVVLWSCYGFRYAARPSGMVQNPTLESYLQDYGRVANPKPLETMARAHLLPEAYLWGVANTKLTEERDISYLFGTLRRHGTWLYFPAAILIKSTLPFLVLLAVAGFVCFREREVRWRWLLLMIPVVVFLGLAMHSDMNIGVRHILPIYPFLYLVGGSALGVLISRDRRWIAVAGVLLVFQIVTSLRSFPGYIAYANEAWGGQRNVHRWLSDSNSDWGQQLKTASNYLRDRHVTECWMAYTASGVADERYYGVPCKPLPTMVNLWWIPVPMSVPAEIDGPVLISDDELEGVDLPFGQPNPYAQFKALKPTAILDGGLLVYDGHFDVHAASSLVDMARPKPTEATKHDSVQ